The Colwellia sp. M166 genome segment GCTTTATCTTTGCGCCGGTCGACCAACAAGCAGTTATTGATTTTATACCTGGGCAATATTTAGGCCTTGAAGTTCAACCAACAGGCAATGACTATAAAGAAATTCGCCAATATTCTTTATCAAATAAACCTAATGGTAAAAATTACCGTATTTCGGTTAAGCGTGAACAACAAGGTGTGCCTGGTAAAGTATCAAATTATTTACATCAAGCGGTTAATATTGCTGATGAAGTCAAACTTTATCCACCTGCCGGTGACTTTTTCTTTGTTGACCGTCAAACCCCGACCGTACTTATTTCCGCCGGCGTCGGTATTACTCCCATGCAAGGTATGTTAGAAACATTAGCTGAAAATAACCATAACCAACCTGTACACTTTTTACATGCTTGTGAGGCAAGTGAACAACATTCTTTTGCACAACGAACGAGTGAACTCATCAATCAAAACAACTGGCAACAGAATATCTGGTACAGAACTGAAGAAGTACAAAAACCACATATCAATAAAGGCATGATGGATTTAGCTACTGTTGATTTACCAACGGAAAATGGAAACTTCTATTTATGCGGTCCCATTGCTTTTATGCAATTTGCTAAACAGCAATTGTTAAAACTAGGTGTAGGTGAAAGTAATATTCATTATGAAGTGTTTGGCCCGCACGCCACATTGTAATATCTATAGACACTAAAAATCAGGCCTGATCAGCTCATAAACCAGCGGTTAGGCTCTTCTATATTGGCTTAAAACTAAAGACCAAAAGCTATGTCCGATAACGCAAGCGCTTCAATTCATGTACTTAAAATTAATACAGCAAAGTATAGCCATCTTCTAGATCAGAGTAGTCCATGGCAGAGATCCCTAATACATCAAACACCGCTTCTTGAACATATTCCCAATCTGGCGTAACGCTCTGGCGTCTAGCTTGCTCAATTAAGTTTTCTGCCGCTTTTAAAATTGCGAATGCTAGTTGCTCGCTACTATCAGTTATTTCATCCAAGTAGTCTACTTCATGATGACGCAAAATAATTTGACAAATTTCACTGGGTAAGTTCCACGACGTTGCTACATAATAGCCTAACACTGCATGATTGGTATGATAGTGTTGCTCTTCTAACTCAAGGGAATTTAACGCTAACCCACTTGCTTCTGCTAATAAATCATTATAATCAGTATATTTTAACGCTAATATTGGCATACCACAGTTATGGAAAAGCCCGATACTATAGAGCGTATCAACCGGTATTTTACTGTCTATTTCTCCGCCGATAAAAGACATCGCGTTAGCAGTATCAATAGCGTTATCCCAAAAGTGTTCAAGCGAAATACTTGAAGTGCCTTGAATGGAAGATTTAAGCAATAAGGCAATAACAAGACCATTAACCCCTCGTAAACCTAAGGCCATCACCGCATGCTTAATTTTAGATACTTTACGGTTAACACCATAAAGTGGAGAATTAATAACTTTTATAATTGCTGAAGATAAGCCAACATCATTACTAATCAATAAAGCAACTTTATCGATATTAGGTTCATCTTCTGCCATCAGCTTTTGAATATCAATTAGAATTTGAGGTTTAGCGGGTACTTGAAAACTAGAAACTGCCGAAGCTAACTTTTTATTATCTAGATCAATCAACGACATAATTCCTTACTTTATTTTAATCTAAGTTCAACGTCTAAGAGTTAAATATGAGCCCAAGGGCTAAGCCTCAAATTAAAGCGACTTTTCACTAGCTATAGATATTACCAAATTCAAGAAAGTTACAGTACTGATTATTTAAGTCAATTTAATCATAATCATATAATAGTTAATGAATGACTTTATAACAATGAAACATTTTATTTTCTAACTTTTTTTAATTCAATAAGTAACCAATCTTGACTTTTCATTACCGCTTTATCAGCACAGTGGATTTTATAATGTTTACCTGACATTGCACTTTTAGTCGCGGCATATTTAATAAAGTCTTCTGCCGATTTAATATCATCAAGGTAATATCGATACTTTTTATTAATATGCTTAACCGCTTCAGCCCCTGTATGCATGGTGCCATTGCGTTCATACTTACATTCGGTTTTTTCAATAAACGTCAAAAGATGAGCGACTTCATCATGAGAAGATGCAAAAATATTAAAAGACAGTAATGATATTAGCATTGAGACTACTTTTTAAGTTCAATTGATTAACTCCAAATTGCAGCAAGGTAAAATAATATACATAAATGTACTCAACAAATCAGTAGTAACAAAAAGTCACTCACAAGCGTGTAATGCCAATCAGTTAACTGTTAACCGCTTCAGTGCCTAAACATGTGCTTGCTATACCAGTGCACTTCGCGCAATCAGAAGCGTTTATCCATTTAGGTGTGTCCGTACGGACACATTTAGGTTGCAATATTACATGCCGAATATTGGTGGAATAAACTCATGCCGATCATTGGCACAAGTACAGTTCTTAAAGAAAGCGGCGCTATTGAACTATTTGAAAGCTCACTCAATGGCACGGCAAAAGTTTCTTAACTGATCAGCATTACTTATTAAGTCGCCAGTTAATTTATTGTTAACAGCTTTATAAAGACAGAGCCAAAAGCAAAAAGTCAATTAAAGCTTTATATGCTGCTCAAATATCGATAAAAGCTCGTCTTGCCTATGGCTTACTAACAACATAGTACTGTGTTTTTGCGTGGCTAAGTGCTCTAAAAAATTCAGCACTCTATGCCTATTTAATTCATCTAGTCCCTGTGTTGGTTCATCTAAAATAAGTAAATAAGGCGACTTCACTAATGCTCTAGCGACTAAAGCAAGTCGCTGTTCACCATAACTCAACTGTTGAAATAATTGCTGCTTGTGTGCGGATAAACCTATTTTTTCTAACCATTGCTCTGCAATAGCAAGTTGTTTCTCGCTTGGTTTTTGATACAGACCAATCGAATCATAAAAACCCGAAAGGATCACGGTAAGTAAGTCGACACTCACTCGATATTGACGATGTAACTCGGCGCTCACAATGCCCATTTGTGCTTTCAGTTCCCAAATACTTTCACCTGAGCCTCGTTTATAACCCAAAACATGAATATTATTGCTATAACATTGTGGACAATCTCCGGTAATTAATTGCATCAGGGTAGATTTACCACTGCCATTAGCACCTGTGATCAACGTATGTTGTAAAGGTTTAATGCTAACATCTAAGTTTTCAAAAACACTCACACCGCCATAACGCACCGTCCCCTGAATGAGCTCGACTAAAAGTGTATGTTGATAATCTGCTAACTGCTGCACGGTATCTGGCCAAGGCGCATCATCTGGTGCTGGAGTTAGTAAGACATCA includes the following:
- the hmpA gene encoding NO-inducible flavohemoprotein — translated: MLTDKHIAIIKTTIPLLENAGSAMTTHFYQRLFVHNPELQDIFNMSNQHTGRQQVALFEAIAAYAKNIENLSALTTAVERIAQKHTSFNIQAEHYAIVGQHLIETLRELAPEAFTSNVEEAWTSAYQFLAGIFINRETELYQQRLIEVGGWQGARAFKVIDKVVESELVTSFIFAPVDQQAVIDFIPGQYLGLEVQPTGNDYKEIRQYSLSNKPNGKNYRISVKREQQGVPGKVSNYLHQAVNIADEVKLYPPAGDFFFVDRQTPTVLISAGVGITPMQGMLETLAENNHNQPVHFLHACEASEQHSFAQRTSELINQNNWQQNIWYRTEEVQKPHINKGMMDLATVDLPTENGNFYLCGPIAFMQFAKQQLLKLGVGESNIHYEVFGPHATL
- a CDS encoding HDOD domain-containing protein; protein product: MSLIDLDNKKLASAVSSFQVPAKPQILIDIQKLMAEDEPNIDKVALLISNDVGLSSAIIKVINSPLYGVNRKVSKIKHAVMALGLRGVNGLVIALLLKSSIQGTSSISLEHFWDNAIDTANAMSFIGGEIDSKIPVDTLYSIGLFHNCGMPILALKYTDYNDLLAEASGLALNSLELEEQHYHTNHAVLGYYVATSWNLPSEICQIILRHHEVDYLDEITDSSEQLAFAILKAAENLIEQARRQSVTPDWEYVQEAVFDVLGISAMDYSDLEDGYTLLY
- a CDS encoding DUF5329 domain-containing protein, with the protein product MLISLLSFNIFASSHDEVAHLLTFIEKTECKYERNGTMHTGAEAVKHINKKYRYYLDDIKSAEDFIKYAATKSAMSGKHYKIHCADKAVMKSQDWLLIELKKVRK
- a CDS encoding ATP-binding cassette domain-containing protein; protein product: MISIVNFEHDKLVIKQWQLLEKENWCVLGRNGSGKQYFNQLLIGELLPTKVEQLTLPAKDKVAMISFEAQQDIYEETLEKIAPDYADINGAMIKAKNFLPEDKWHDPLIGEFGLSQRLDTSYLQLSTGESRKLLILQAIFKGIDLLVCDNPFDSLDIASCQALSDALAGLSQTGITVLLLLNNRQDIPTWFDNVAFIERGQFSVIGKLTDADTKNQLDVLLTPAPDDAPWPDTVQQLADYQHTLLVELIQGTVRYGGVSVFENLDVSIKPLQHTLITGANGSGKSTLMQLITGDCPQCYSNNIHVLGYKRGSGESIWELKAQMGIVSAELHRQYRVSVDLLTVILSGFYDSIGLYQKPSEKQLAIAEQWLEKIGLSAHKQQLFQQLSYGEQRLALVARALVKSPYLLILDEPTQGLDELNRHRVLNFLEHLATQKHSTMLLVSHRQDELLSIFEQHIKL